In Bosea sp. PAMC 26642, the DNA window ACCTCACTTTCGAAGCCTATCGCCGCTTCGGCAAGGGCCGCCATCCCGCCAGGCTCAACATGGGCGACTGCGCCGCCTATGCGCTGGCGAAGGCGCGCGGCTGGCCGCTGCTGTTCAAGGGCGAGGATTTCTCGCAGACGGATATCGAGCGGGCCTGAGCCCGCCCGATTGTCGTGGCTCAGCCGCTGAGCGCCGTCTTCACCAGCCCGCTCGCCTTGCCGAAATCCATCTGGCCGGCATAATTCGCGCGCAGGATCGCGATGACCTTGCCCATGTCCTTGACGGTCTCGGCGCCGCTCTCGGTGACGGCGGCGGCAATGGCGGCCTTCACCTCGTCCTCGGACATCTGCTTGGGCATGTAGCCCGAGATCACCTCGACCTCGGCGCGTTCGCCCGCCGCCAGTTCCGGGCGGCTGTTGGCATCGTAGATGGCGATCGACTCCTGCCGCTGCTTCACCATCTTCTGCAGCAGGGCGAGGATTTCGTCGGGCGTCGTCTCGGGTTTCCCGAGGCCGCGCGCCTCGATGTCCTTGTCCTTCAGCGCCGAGGTGATCAGGCGGATGGTCGAGACCTTGCCCTTCTCGCCGGCCTTCATCGCCTCCTTGAGGTCGGCCGTGAAGCGCTCGCGCAGGCTGGTCATGATGATCGTTCCCTTTTATCCGCAGGCTCTGAACCCGCTTCGATTGACGGCGCGGGGGCGCGTCTTTAAGGCTCGCGCTCCAGATGGCGCGCAGCAAAAACCGCGGCCGCACACGCATTGCCGCGCTCACGCGGCCTGGACCGAGACATAGACATGACCGCTTCCGAAGGAAACCCCGCTGACGGCGGCTGGACCGAACCGCGCGCCACCGCGCTCCTCGTGCTGGCGGACGGCACGGTGCTGGAGGGCTTCGGCCTCGGCGCCACGGGCGAGGCGCCGGGCGAGCTCTGCTTCAACACGGCGATGACCGGCTATCAGGAGATCCTGACCGACCCGTCCTATGCCGGGCAGATCATCACCTTCACCTTCCCGCATGTCGGCAATGTCGGCGTCAACGACGACGACACCGAATCGGTCAATGCCGCATCCTCCTCCGGCGTGCGCGCCGTCGTGCTTCACGCTGCCATCACCGAGCCTTCGAACTGGCGGAGCAGTCGCCATTTCGATGCCTGGCTGAAGGCGCGCAACATCGTCGGCATCAGCGGCGTCGACACCCGGGCGCTGACTGCGCTGATCCGCGACAACGGCATGCCGAACGCCATCATCGCCCACAGCCCCGACGGCGTCTTCGACCTGCCCCGACTCAAGGCGCTCGCCGCCGGCCTGGCCGACATGGCCGGCCTCGATCTCGTACCGCTCGTCACCGCGTCCCAGCGCTATGACTGGGACGAGACGCCCTGGGTCTGGCCCGCAGGCTATGGCAAGCGCGAGGATGCGGCCCACAGGGTCGTCGCGATCGACTACGGCATGAAGCGCAACATCCTGCGCCTGCTCTCCCGCGCCGGTTGCGAGGTCACGGTCGTGCCCTCGACCGCCAGCACCGAGGACATCCTGGCGCTGAAGCCCGACGGCATCTTCCTCTCGAACGGCCCCGGCGACCCGGCCGCGACCGGCGAATATGCCGTGCCGGTGATCAGGGACCTCCTGGACAAGAAGATCCCGACCTTCGGCATCTGCCTCGGCCACCAGATGCTGGCGCTCGCCATCGGCGGCCAGACCCTGAAGATG includes these proteins:
- the carA gene encoding glutamine-hydrolyzing carbamoyl-phosphate synthase small subunit; its protein translation is MTASEGNPADGGWTEPRATALLVLADGTVLEGFGLGATGEAPGELCFNTAMTGYQEILTDPSYAGQIITFTFPHVGNVGVNDDDTESVNAASSSGVRAVVLHAAITEPSNWRSSRHFDAWLKARNIVGISGVDTRALTALIRDNGMPNAIIAHSPDGVFDLPRLKALAAGLADMAGLDLVPLVTASQRYDWDETPWVWPAGYGKREDAAHRVVAIDYGMKRNILRLLSRAGCEVTVVPSTASTEDILALKPDGIFLSNGPGDPAATGEYAVPVIRDLLDKKIPTFGICLGHQMLALAIGGQTLKMKQGHHGANHPVQDKTTGKVEIVSMNHGFAVDPASLPAHAVETHVSLFDGSNSGIALTDRPAFSVQHHPEASPGPQDSHYLFQRFVEMMDKEKAKTAG
- a CDS encoding GatB/YqeY domain-containing protein, which translates into the protein MTSLRERFTADLKEAMKAGEKGKVSTIRLITSALKDKDIEARGLGKPETTPDEILALLQKMVKQRQESIAIYDANSRPELAAGERAEVEVISGYMPKQMSEDEVKAAIAAAVTESGAETVKDMGKVIAILRANYAGQMDFGKASGLVKTALSG